One genomic segment of Bacteroidota bacterium includes these proteins:
- a CDS encoding efflux RND transporter permease subunit — protein sequence MKLSTVSIRRPVFASVMSFTILLFGIISFTRLPVREYPDIDPPIVSVVTFYRGASPAVVETEITNILEEQFATLEGVKTMTSSSREQGSVITIEFELARNVDEASNDVRDRVSRVRARLPREIDDPVISKVDANAQPIVWLALSSDRHSGLELTDIADRILKERLQRLTGVGSVFIGGERQYAMRVWLDPLRMAAHQLTTQEVEAAIRSENAEIPAGRVEGAEREFSVRTRGELTTPEEFAAIIVSRKNSDIVRLSDIAEVKVGAQDERTVARFNGQTAVGLGVVKQSKASTVDVAAEVRAALEDLLSLLPAGMKLEVAYDSSRFIQESINEVIETLVIAMCLVVLVVLAFLKSFRATAIPSVAIPISIIGALSVAYFAGFTLNILTLLALVLAIGLVVDDAIVMLENIYRHIEMGKTRRQAAFDGSKEIGFAIIATTISLVAVFIPLAFLTGNVGRLFNEFGLTLAVAILISGFVALSLSPMLSSRILRPLHGTSTGWASRSFDTFFEFLNDIYERTLRFALGRKWLMLAGAVLTVVLSVVLFRFLPSELVPIEDRGIAFGIVIAPEGATLDYTDRYMREVEKRLLDLPERRTLFTAVGLGFGGPGRVTNGFLFLGLKPRSERTKSQQQIVQELFPQLLSIPGVLAFVINPPSIGGRFSSSPVEYVLQAESYEELNQAVGIMMGEANKLGYLINLDTDLRLNKPQLDLTIDRERAAGLGASLTDIGLTLETFLGGRVVTNFKRGTKQYDVILQMKPSARATPDAIREIYIRGTGGLVQLANVVRIDETLAPKELNHYNRVRSATLTANLRPGVSLGQALDDLDRIAAEKLPAGMKREFGGQSLEYKTSSTSLYFMFLLAIIFIYLVLAAQFESFVHPFTILLSVPLAVFGALLTLFIFGQSLNIYSQIGLIMLVGLVTKNSILIVEFANQLRERGEEVLEAVIHAATIRLRPILMTSFATIFGVLPIAIGFGAGAESRRPLGLAVVGGMFFSTFLTLVLVPVLYTVLARFTRATAPGHEHEEEKEIAIKSEPEATLAT from the coding sequence ATGAAACTCAGCACAGTATCTATACGTCGGCCGGTATTTGCCAGCGTGATGAGTTTTACGATTCTGCTGTTTGGAATCATCTCATTCACGCGCTTGCCCGTTCGCGAGTATCCCGATATCGACCCGCCGATTGTTTCCGTTGTGACGTTCTACCGCGGGGCAAGCCCTGCTGTTGTCGAAACAGAAATCACCAACATCCTCGAAGAACAATTCGCAACGCTCGAAGGTGTCAAGACCATGACATCCTCCAGCCGGGAACAGGGTTCGGTCATCACCATCGAATTCGAGTTGGCCCGCAATGTCGATGAGGCATCCAATGATGTTCGTGACCGCGTGTCCCGCGTTCGTGCCCGGCTTCCCCGCGAAATCGACGACCCCGTTATCTCAAAGGTTGACGCCAATGCCCAGCCGATTGTCTGGCTTGCGCTTTCGAGCGACAGGCACAGCGGCCTTGAACTCACCGACATTGCCGACCGCATCCTGAAGGAGCGACTCCAGCGATTAACAGGCGTCGGCTCGGTATTCATTGGAGGAGAGCGACAGTACGCAATGCGTGTGTGGCTCGACCCGTTGCGAATGGCGGCTCACCAGCTTACAACGCAGGAAGTCGAGGCCGCGATCCGTAGCGAGAACGCGGAAATCCCCGCCGGCCGTGTTGAAGGGGCCGAACGGGAATTCTCCGTGCGTACCCGCGGCGAACTGACGACTCCCGAAGAGTTTGCCGCTATTATCGTCTCCAGAAAGAACAGCGACATCGTACGCTTGAGCGACATTGCGGAAGTGAAGGTCGGCGCGCAGGACGAGCGCACGGTGGCGCGGTTTAACGGACAAACCGCCGTCGGGTTGGGAGTAGTGAAACAATCCAAAGCCAGCACCGTGGATGTTGCCGCCGAAGTGCGGGCAGCGCTGGAAGACCTTCTCTCCCTCCTCCCCGCCGGAATGAAACTCGAGGTTGCCTACGACTCGTCCCGATTCATTCAGGAATCGATCAACGAAGTCATCGAAACCCTTGTCATCGCCATGTGCCTGGTTGTTCTCGTTGTTCTGGCGTTTCTCAAGAGTTTTCGGGCAACGGCCATCCCGTCGGTGGCAATTCCGATTTCTATTATCGGCGCATTAAGCGTGGCGTACTTCGCGGGCTTCACGCTGAACATTCTGACACTTCTCGCCCTCGTACTCGCTATCGGGCTTGTGGTGGATGATGCAATTGTGATGCTGGAAAACATCTACCGCCATATTGAGATGGGAAAAACACGCCGGCAGGCGGCGTTCGACGGCAGCAAGGAAATCGGCTTCGCCATCATCGCAACGACGATATCGCTTGTTGCGGTGTTCATCCCTCTTGCATTTCTTACCGGCAACGTCGGGAGATTGTTCAACGAGTTCGGATTAACACTCGCAGTCGCTATTCTGATCTCCGGCTTCGTTGCGTTGTCGCTTTCGCCGATGCTTTCTTCACGAATTTTGCGTCCTCTGCACGGCACAAGCACAGGCTGGGCATCCCGCTCGTTCGATACGTTCTTCGAGTTCCTCAACGATATCTACGAGCGCACACTCCGCTTCGCGTTAGGCCGAAAATGGTTGATGTTGGCCGGCGCCGTTCTGACAGTTGTCCTGAGTGTCGTGTTGTTCCGGTTTCTTCCGAGTGAACTGGTGCCGATTGAGGATCGGGGAATCGCCTTCGGCATCGTGATTGCGCCCGAGGGAGCAACCCTGGATTATACCGACAGATATATGAGAGAAGTGGAAAAGCGTTTGCTTGACCTGCCCGAACGGCGAACGTTGTTCACTGCTGTCGGGTTGGGTTTTGGCGGACCCGGACGCGTGACAAACGGATTTCTGTTTTTAGGATTGAAACCGCGAAGCGAACGAACGAAGTCCCAGCAACAAATCGTCCAGGAACTGTTTCCGCAACTTCTCTCCATTCCCGGCGTGCTGGCATTCGTCATTAACCCGCCGAGTATCGGGGGGCGGTTCAGCTCAAGTCCGGTAGAGTACGTCCTTCAGGCGGAGAGCTACGAAGAACTGAACCAGGCAGTCGGCATTATGATGGGCGAGGCCAACAAGTTGGGCTATCTCATCAATCTTGATACCGATTTGCGACTGAACAAGCCGCAGCTCGATCTGACAATCGACAGGGAACGGGCGGCAGGACTCGGCGCTTCGCTCACCGATATCGGCCTGACGTTGGAGACGTTCCTTGGCGGCCGTGTGGTTACAAATTTCAAACGGGGCACGAAGCAATACGATGTGATTCTTCAGATGAAGCCTTCCGCCCGCGCTACGCCTGATGCTATCAGGGAAATCTACATTCGCGGAACGGGTGGATTGGTACAGCTTGCCAATGTTGTCCGCATCGACGAGACACTTGCTCCGAAAGAACTGAACCACTACAACCGGGTTCGCTCCGCCACACTCACGGCAAATCTCCGGCCCGGCGTCAGTCTCGGTCAGGCCCTTGACGATCTCGACCGGATCGCTGCAGAGAAACTTCCTGCGGGGATGAAACGCGAGTTCGGCGGACAATCGCTTGAGTACAAAACTTCCAGCACGAGCCTGTACTTCATGTTCCTTCTCGCCATCATCTTCATTTATCTTGTACTTGCGGCACAATTTGAGAGTTTTGTTCATCCCTTTACCATTCTGCTCTCGGTTCCGCTTGCTGTGTTCGGCGCGTTGTTAACGCTGTTCATTTTCGGGCAGAGTCTCAACATCTATTCTCAAATCGGGTTGATCATGCTTGTCGGATTGGTAACGAAAAATTCCATTCTGATTGTGGAGTTTGCGAATCAGTTGCGCGAACGAGGCGAGGAAGTTCTTGAAGCTGTTATTCACGCGGCAACGATCCGCCTCCGCCCCATTCTCATGACGTCGTTTGCAACCATATTCGGCGTTCTGCCGATCGCCATCGGTTTCGGCGCGGGTGCCGAGTCGAGACGCCCGCTCGGACTTGCAGTTGTGGGAGGAATGTTCTTCTCGACATTCCTGACGCTTGTTCTTGTTCCGGTTCTGTACACCGTTCTTGCCCGCTTCACGCGTGCAACTGCACCGGGACATGAACACGAGGAAGAGAAAGAGATCGCCATCAAATCTGAACCCGAAGCGACCCTGGCGACGTAG
- the rpmB gene encoding 50S ribosomal protein L28 → MAKVCDICGKKPVSGNNISHAHNKTRRRWLPNIQSVRAKVNGRTTRMHVCATCIKSNKVLKAA, encoded by the coding sequence ATGGCAAAAGTGTGTGATATTTGCGGAAAGAAGCCGGTCAGCGGCAACAACATCAGCCACGCGCATAATAAGACGCGTCGCCGTTGGTTGCCGAACATCCAGTCCGTTCGGGCCAAGGTCAACGGGCGCACGACCCGAATGCATGTTTGCGCGACGTGCATCAAGAGTAACAAGGTTCTCAAGGCCGCGTAA
- the pgsA gene encoding CDP-diacylglycerol--glycerol-3-phosphate 3-phosphatidyltransferase — MRKISIELNAPNQLTLLRVLLTPVFALFILSDSNLYKQLSLVVFIIAALTDWYDGWIARKFGHISRWGKFLDPLADKVLTSAAFLVYAYLGLIDAWMAWIVIVRDFLITGLRSYAEFKDQPIVTSKTAQVKTFGQFVVIYYILLLHVAQHIPAIYERFGGHIEMLMDPPVLFGMMLLVTLSTVGTGIAYLFDNRKFLKELYEQFRQRRA, encoded by the coding sequence ATGCGGAAGATTTCAATAGAACTCAACGCCCCCAATCAACTGACGCTGCTTCGCGTTCTGTTGACTCCGGTATTTGCGCTCTTCATCCTCTCCGACTCCAACCTCTACAAGCAACTCTCGCTCGTCGTCTTCATCATCGCTGCGTTAACGGATTGGTATGATGGATGGATTGCCCGCAAGTTCGGCCATATTTCGCGCTGGGGGAAATTCCTCGATCCGCTTGCCGATAAGGTACTGACTTCGGCGGCATTTCTCGTGTACGCCTATTTAGGATTGATCGATGCGTGGATGGCGTGGATTGTGATCGTTCGTGACTTCCTCATTACCGGATTGCGAAGTTATGCCGAGTTCAAAGATCAACCGATTGTCACGTCAAAGACCGCACAGGTAAAAACGTTCGGGCAGTTCGTTGTTATCTACTACATTCTCCTCCTCCACGTCGCACAACACATCCCTGCAATCTACGAACGATTCGGCGGGCACATCGAGATGCTGATGGATCCGCCGGTGCTGTTTGGCATGATGCTGCTCGTGACTCTCTCCACGGTCGGAACCGGCATCGCGTATCTGTTCGATAACAGGAAGTTTCTCAAGGAACTTTATGAACAGTTTCGACAACGACGAGCCTGA
- a CDS encoding phosphatidylglycerophosphatase A: MNSFDNDEPDSSGIQPDFLTRFVATGFFSGYIPWASGTFGALVGALFFLIPGFTNIPVLTAAIVVAFFAGVVTSAKIASAEGHKLTQTARRMKERFQPGEHGAPDPSIVVIDEIVGVWIAMIAIPLTLPGVAVAFFAFRLFDIVKPYPVRQVEHISSGWGIMLDDVVAGIYANIATRLVMAFLYAYLPELF, encoded by the coding sequence ATGAACAGTTTCGACAACGACGAGCCTGACAGTAGCGGTATACAGCCGGATTTTCTTACGCGGTTCGTCGCCACCGGCTTCTTTTCTGGCTATATTCCCTGGGCATCGGGCACATTCGGAGCCCTGGTTGGCGCGTTGTTTTTCCTGATTCCCGGCTTTACCAATATCCCCGTTTTGACCGCGGCAATTGTCGTTGCATTTTTTGCCGGCGTAGTTACTTCGGCAAAGATTGCTTCTGCCGAAGGGCACAAGCTGACTCAAACGGCGCGAAGGATGAAGGAACGATTTCAGCCCGGCGAGCATGGAGCTCCGGACCCATCCATTGTTGTTATCGATGAAATTGTCGGGGTGTGGATTGCAATGATTGCCATCCCTCTTACTCTGCCGGGAGTAGCGGTTGCTTTCTTCGCGTTCAGGTTGTTTGATATCGTCAAACCTTATCCCGTCCGCCAGGTTGAACACATCAGTTCCGGATGGGGCATCATGCTGGACGATGTTGTTGCCGGCATCTATGCAAACATCGCAACACGGCTGGTTATGGCATTTCTCTACGCATACTTACCGGAACTTTTCTAA
- a CDS encoding competence/damage-inducible protein A yields the protein MKAEIITIGDELLIGQVINTNQAFIAQKLNEIGVRVGLMESVGDDMQEILDAFHFAWRRNDVVIVTGGLGPTHDDITKKAVCSFFDSDLVPNDEIRRHIEELVKKWNRQWGPTYEEQTLFPRKAKLIPNPIGTAGGMVFEVENKYLFVLPGVPYEMKEMIEQSVAPFLSSRNTSSVIRHLTLRTTGISESMLAAQLGDIDSLLQGAKLAFLPSPTGVRLRITVYGSDVQTVENLLRQAEHRIRAKAEKYIYGVNNEELEEVVGGMLTERKLTIAVAESCTGGLVADKITDVSGSSNYFQQGLVTYSNESKVEVLGVPSLLLEQHGAVSKEVAEAMAAGIRRVARTDIGLSTTGIAGPTGATSVKPIGLVWIGYSDAETTLAVRFQLGDGRRRVKERAAQAALELLRRKLLKLE from the coding sequence ATGAAAGCTGAAATAATCACAATCGGCGACGAACTGCTCATTGGACAGGTGATCAACACCAATCAGGCATTCATTGCACAAAAGCTCAACGAGATTGGCGTCCGCGTCGGCTTGATGGAATCGGTCGGCGACGACATGCAGGAGATACTCGACGCATTCCACTTCGCCTGGCGCCGGAACGACGTGGTTATTGTCACCGGCGGACTCGGACCAACACACGACGATATCACCAAGAAGGCAGTCTGCTCATTCTTCGATTCGGATCTTGTACCGAACGACGAGATTCGCAGGCACATTGAAGAGTTGGTGAAGAAATGGAACCGCCAGTGGGGCCCGACGTACGAGGAGCAAACGTTGTTTCCGCGCAAGGCAAAGCTCATCCCCAACCCGATAGGAACCGCGGGGGGAATGGTATTTGAAGTAGAGAACAAATATCTTTTCGTCCTGCCCGGCGTTCCGTATGAAATGAAAGAGATGATTGAGCAATCTGTCGCGCCTTTCCTTTCATCCCGCAACACCAGCTCCGTCATCCGCCATCTTACATTGCGAACGACGGGTATTTCCGAAAGTATGCTTGCCGCCCAACTCGGAGACATTGATTCGCTGCTGCAAGGCGCTAAACTGGCATTTCTGCCGTCGCCAACCGGCGTTCGTCTACGGATTACAGTCTATGGGTCCGACGTTCAAACTGTTGAGAACCTTCTTCGGCAGGCGGAACACCGCATTCGCGCCAAAGCAGAGAAGTACATCTACGGAGTGAACAACGAAGAACTGGAGGAAGTAGTCGGCGGAATGTTGACCGAGCGCAAACTCACGATTGCTGTCGCCGAATCCTGCACGGGCGGACTCGTTGCCGACAAGATCACAGATGTCAGCGGAAGCTCGAATTACTTCCAGCAGGGTCTCGTTACGTACAGCAATGAATCAAAAGTGGAAGTCTTGGGCGTCCCTTCCCTTCTGCTGGAGCAACACGGCGCAGTCAGCAAAGAAGTTGCCGAAGCAATGGCCGCGGGAATCCGGCGCGTTGCCCGGACGGATATCGGGCTTTCAACAACGGGCATTGCCGGACCGACTGGCGCGACATCCGTCAAACCTATAGGGCTTGTATGGATCGGCTATTCGGACGCCGAGACAACCCTTGCCGTTCGCTTCCAACTTGGCGACGGACGCCGGAGGGTGAAGGAACGGGCTGCACAAGCTGCATTGGAACTTCTCCGAAGAAAACTGCTGAAGCTTGAATAG
- the thpR gene encoding RNA 2',3'-cyclic phosphodiesterase produces MATVRLFIAIEIPPDIRSGIGAVIQELQAANADVRWEQTDKLHITLKFLGGTDEGMVSKIFTSLDTLCRKTPVFTLRYRLLGCFPPKREPRIIWIGVEENSCVLQRLSYLIDESMSSFGFKKEEREFHAHVTVGRVKSQRNIRDLLRTMESITFESQPTTISELALVKSELKPSGSVYTILHRIPLHHH; encoded by the coding sequence ATGGCAACCGTCCGCCTCTTCATCGCCATTGAAATACCGCCCGACATCAGATCAGGAATCGGCGCGGTGATTCAGGAGTTGCAAGCAGCAAACGCCGATGTCAGGTGGGAACAAACGGACAAACTCCATATCACGTTGAAGTTTCTTGGCGGAACAGACGAAGGAATGGTATCGAAGATATTCACGTCTCTTGACACCCTCTGCAGGAAAACCCCGGTTTTTACTCTTCGTTACAGATTACTCGGATGTTTCCCGCCGAAGCGCGAGCCGCGGATTATCTGGATTGGAGTGGAAGAGAATAGCTGCGTTCTCCAACGGCTTAGCTACTTGATTGATGAGTCGATGTCTTCATTCGGGTTCAAGAAAGAAGAACGGGAGTTTCACGCGCATGTCACCGTTGGAAGAGTCAAGAGTCAGCGGAATATCCGGGACTTGCTTCGCACAATGGAATCTATTACCTTTGAAAGCCAGCCAACGACAATTTCGGAACTTGCACTCGTCAAGAGTGAGCTAAAACCCAGCGGGTCGGTGTACACAATCCTTCACAGGATTCCGCTTCATCATCATTGA
- the recA gene encoding recombinase RecA has protein sequence MADERESKLQSLKNAIDQIEKQHGKGSVMRLGEGPIQQVEVISTGSISLDAALGIGGIPRGRVIEIFGPESSGKTTLCLHIVAEAQKNAGICAFIDAEHALDMAYAKKLGVDVNNLLLSQPEFGEQGLEITETLVRSNALDVIVIDSVAALTPRAEIEGEMGDPSMGVQARLMSQALRKLTSAISKSKTSVIFTNQLRMKIGVMFGNPETTTGGNALKFYASVRLDVRRIEAIKDGTNVIGNRTRVKVVKNKVAPPFREAQFDILYNEGISKIGDLIDTAVEHNIIAKAGSWFSYKEERIGQGRDSVKKFLQENLNIAKEIDAAMRTKLGLTGSNGSQPTNGNATAPTAKSATTAPAKPAVTPVVSTGKPPVTVKKT, from the coding sequence ATGGCAGACGAACGAGAATCAAAATTGCAGTCCCTGAAGAATGCAATCGACCAGATTGAAAAGCAGCACGGCAAAGGTTCGGTGATGCGCCTGGGGGAAGGCCCGATTCAACAGGTTGAGGTCATTTCGACGGGGTCCATCTCACTCGATGCCGCTCTTGGGATCGGCGGAATTCCACGCGGACGCGTAATCGAAATCTTCGGGCCCGAATCATCAGGTAAAACCACATTGTGTTTGCACATTGTCGCTGAAGCCCAAAAAAATGCCGGAATCTGCGCCTTCATCGACGCTGAACACGCACTCGACATGGCATACGCGAAGAAACTCGGCGTTGACGTAAACAACCTGCTCCTTTCCCAACCTGAATTCGGGGAGCAAGGGCTGGAAATCACTGAAACGCTTGTCCGGAGTAATGCTTTGGATGTGATTGTGATTGATTCCGTTGCGGCGTTGACCCCCCGTGCCGAAATCGAAGGAGAAATGGGCGATCCGAGCATGGGCGTTCAGGCACGGCTCATGTCGCAGGCCCTGCGCAAACTCACCTCCGCAATCAGCAAATCGAAAACATCCGTCATATTTACCAATCAGTTGCGTATGAAGATTGGCGTGATGTTCGGAAACCCCGAAACCACAACCGGCGGAAACGCGTTGAAATTCTATGCCTCCGTGCGCCTTGATGTTCGCCGGATCGAAGCCATCAAGGATGGTACGAACGTTATCGGCAACAGAACCCGCGTCAAAGTCGTAAAGAACAAGGTCGCCCCTCCCTTCCGCGAAGCGCAATTCGACATTCTGTACAATGAAGGCATATCAAAAATCGGCGACTTGATCGACACGGCCGTCGAACACAACATCATTGCGAAGGCCGGCTCGTGGTTCTCATACAAAGAGGAGCGCATCGGCCAAGGACGCGACTCCGTCAAGAAGTTCCTGCAGGAAAACCTGAACATCGCGAAGGAAATCGACGCCGCTATGCGGACGAAATTGGGCCTCACGGGTTCCAACGGATCACAGCCGACAAACGGCAACGCTACGGCGCCGACCGCGAAATCAGCAACAACTGCACCGGCAAAGCCTGCGGTTACGCCCGTAGTGTCCACGGGAAAGCCGCCGGTAACAGTCAAGAAAACATAG
- a CDS encoding RecX family transcriptional regulator → MHITKIENQKKNPSRKNLFVDDEFLIGVSAETLLRFGIRTGDEIGEDKLKALRAAEELQGAKSVALRFLSRRQRTEKEVRDKLREKEFADEEIRQTIENLRELGFLNDAEFARSYICHQLTVRPKGTLALKQNLLLLGVRKEVIEAALDETFNETNQEEAALDAARKFLRKSRKPTDDPRKTRQKLAAFLGRRGFTWDVISTVMKNIPGEKADEE, encoded by the coding sequence ATGCACATCACCAAAATCGAAAACCAGAAGAAGAACCCGTCACGCAAGAATCTGTTTGTTGACGACGAGTTTCTCATCGGGGTGAGTGCCGAAACTCTGCTGCGATTCGGCATCCGTACAGGCGACGAAATTGGTGAAGACAAGCTCAAAGCGCTCCGGGCTGCGGAAGAATTGCAGGGCGCAAAATCCGTTGCCCTCCGTTTTCTTTCCCGAAGGCAGAGAACGGAGAAAGAGGTCCGGGACAAGCTGCGTGAAAAGGAATTCGCCGACGAAGAGATCCGGCAGACAATCGAGAATCTTCGTGAACTGGGCTTTCTGAATGATGCGGAGTTCGCCCGCAGTTACATTTGCCACCAATTGACAGTCCGGCCGAAAGGAACGCTGGCACTGAAGCAGAATCTCCTTCTGCTTGGTGTGAGGAAGGAAGTCATCGAGGCGGCATTAGACGAGACGTTCAATGAAACAAATCAGGAAGAAGCGGCACTCGACGCCGCCCGGAAGTTTTTACGCAAATCCCGAAAACCAACCGACGACCCGCGCAAAACACGGCAGAAGCTTGCTGCCTTTCTTGGCCGGAGGGGATTCACGTGGGATGTCATTTCAACCGTCATGAAGAATATTCCGGGGGAGAAAGCGGATGAAGAATGA
- a CDS encoding ribonuclease H-like domain-containing protein yields the protein MNRVVFDIETLGFPLDTFDEKQQEYLLKFAKTEEERSEAIQKLALTPLTGHIIAIGMLNPDSKHGKVWFRSDEPDSFTSDDGLIEFVPAEEREILEGFWDAITRYDQFITFNGRSFDCPFVMLRSALLGVKPTRNLLPYRYSHQEHCDLLEQLTFYSAFRKFSLDFYCKAFAIKSPKSDGITGLDLGPLFEAGRFRDIAEYCIGDVQATAELYFHWVSTLAFEKSLH from the coding sequence ATGAACAGAGTCGTCTTCGACATCGAAACCCTCGGTTTCCCTCTCGATACTTTTGATGAGAAGCAACAGGAATACCTGCTGAAGTTTGCCAAGACGGAGGAGGAACGAAGTGAAGCCATTCAGAAACTTGCCCTGACTCCACTCACCGGCCACATTATTGCCATCGGGATGTTGAATCCCGATTCGAAGCACGGCAAAGTCTGGTTTCGTTCGGACGAGCCTGATTCATTCACTTCCGATGACGGGCTTATTGAGTTTGTGCCGGCTGAAGAGAGGGAAATTCTTGAAGGATTCTGGGACGCAATTACCCGCTACGATCAATTCATCACGTTCAACGGCCGCTCCTTTGATTGTCCATTCGTTATGCTGCGTTCCGCCCTCCTTGGCGTGAAGCCGACACGTAATCTTCTCCCCTATCGTTACAGCCATCAAGAGCATTGCGACCTGCTCGAACAGCTAACGTTCTACAGCGCATTCAGAAAATTCAGTCTCGATTTCTACTGCAAAGCCTTCGCCATCAAGAGCCCGAAGAGTGACGGCATAACGGGACTTGATCTCGGCCCCCTGTTCGAAGCGGGACGTTTTCGTGACATCGCCGAATACTGCATCGGCGACGTGCAAGCCACGGCGGAATTGTATTTTCACTGGGTAAGCACTCTCGCCTTCGAGAAATCCCTCCATTAA
- a CDS encoding helix-turn-helix transcriptional regulator — MKELAKIFKALSDESRLRILNLIFRSGEICVCDIESITGFTQTKTSRHLSYLRNAELVDSRQEGLWMLYSITKPKNKEHEQLLECLKAILQTNSVALKDAKALNKNISNGCCTTFNVIKPEIKPAVFELN, encoded by the coding sequence ATGAAAGAACTGGCAAAAATCTTCAAGGCGCTGTCGGATGAGTCGAGGCTCCGGATTCTCAACCTCATCTTCAGAAGCGGTGAAATCTGTGTCTGCGACATCGAGTCGATTACGGGATTCACGCAAACAAAGACATCCCGCCATCTCTCCTACTTGCGGAATGCAGAACTTGTCGACTCCCGCCAGGAAGGGCTGTGGATGCTTTACTCCATCACAAAACCGAAGAACAAAGAACATGAACAACTGCTCGAATGTCTGAAGGCCATACTCCAGACCAACTCTGTTGCTTTGAAGGACGCGAAGGCACTGAACAAGAACATCAGCAACGGCTGCTGCACAACGTTTAACGTCATCAAGCCGGAGATAAAGCCGGCGGTTTTTGAACTCAACTAA
- the arsM gene encoding arsenite methyltransferase, giving the protein MTTQLESETKSCCEPTCCEPESSTASTPVTDEQLKGTIRERYGEIAAKGGSCCAPASGSGPNCGCGTDNSLETVSLLMNDTYTNVDEQIVQAADLGLGCGTPLAFAEMEEGMTVLDLGSGAGIDVFLAAKKVGPTGKAIGLDMTDEMLKLARKNKLKLGIENAHFWKGEIEDMPIESSSIDRILSNCVINLVPDKSKAFAEMYRVLKPGGKFTISDIVSIGEIPAETRRDLELWAGCVSGAVDKEEYLRIVREAGFKNLTIGAEKKYSLNREVPFGLVSITLTAQK; this is encoded by the coding sequence ATGACAACGCAATTGGAATCTGAAACCAAATCATGCTGCGAACCAACGTGCTGCGAACCGGAATCCAGCACTGCTTCAACTCCGGTGACGGACGAACAGTTGAAGGGGACTATTCGGGAGAGATACGGCGAGATAGCAGCGAAAGGCGGTTCATGCTGCGCTCCCGCTTCAGGCAGCGGGCCAAACTGCGGTTGCGGTACGGACAACTCCCTTGAAACAGTCTCCCTGCTCATGAATGATACATACACAAACGTTGATGAACAGATTGTACAGGCCGCGGATCTCGGACTTGGCTGCGGAACGCCTCTCGCTTTTGCGGAGATGGAAGAAGGAATGACCGTCCTGGATCTCGGCTCCGGTGCAGGCATTGACGTTTTCCTCGCGGCAAAGAAAGTCGGGCCGACCGGCAAGGCAATCGGCCTTGACATGACCGACGAAATGTTGAAACTCGCCCGCAAGAACAAATTGAAATTGGGCATTGAGAATGCCCACTTCTGGAAAGGCGAGATTGAAGATATGCCGATTGAATCGTCATCTATCGACCGGATTCTCAGCAACTGCGTCATCAACCTTGTGCCCGATAAAAGCAAGGCGTTCGCCGAGATGTATCGCGTCTTGAAACCCGGCGGCAAGTTCACCATTTCCGATATTGTTTCGATTGGCGAGATTCCGGCGGAAACACGCCGTGACCTCGAACTTTGGGCAGGCTGTGTATCGGGAGCCGTTGACAAGGAAGAGTATCTGCGGATTGTCCGTGAGGCAGGATTCAAGAATCTGACAATCGGAGCAGAGAAGAAATACTCGCTCAACCGGGAAGTTCCGTTCGGTTTGGTGAGCATAACGTTGACAGCACAAAAATAA
- a CDS encoding GNAT family N-acetyltransferase, with protein MNLSIRKTVQADYDSVTRLLESASLPTLGVADHFSNFLVAENGSGIVGAIGLEVYDDTGLLRSAVVDSSLQNKGVGSLLYNNLIEHAKQLGVRRLILLTITAEKYFEKKGFRKINPDSVAGPIRQSVEFSGVCPSHAACMELILKEDE; from the coding sequence ATGAATTTAAGCATCAGAAAAACTGTGCAAGCGGACTACGACTCTGTTACGAGACTGTTGGAATCCGCTTCACTGCCGACTCTGGGGGTGGCCGATCACTTCAGCAACTTCCTGGTTGCGGAAAACGGAAGCGGCATCGTCGGGGCAATCGGGCTGGAGGTGTATGACGATACCGGCTTGCTCCGTTCCGCTGTTGTTGATTCGTCACTGCAGAACAAGGGGGTCGGTTCGCTTCTCTACAACAATCTGATTGAGCATGCAAAGCAACTCGGTGTGCGGCGACTCATTCTTCTCACGATTACCGCTGAGAAGTATTTTGAGAAGAAGGGATTCAGAAAGATCAACCCGGATTCTGTCGCCGGCCCGATCAGGCAATCGGTGGAATTTTCGGGAGTGTGTCCCTCACACGCCGCTTGTATGGAACTCATTTTGAAGGAGGATGAATGA